A single Sphingomonas kaistensis DNA region contains:
- a CDS encoding TIGR00730 family Rossman fold protein, whose amino-acid sequence MSIRRIAVYCGSAPGNDPVFAEAAVALVREMAARKIDLVYGGGRLGLMGLIADTMLEAGGEVHGVIPAALVDKEVAHLGLTELHQVAGMHERKAKMTELCDAFVCLPGGIGTLDELFEAWTWNALGYHAKPFCLLNVQGFWTGLGDFMDHVSASGFLSEGRRRQLLMADSPAQAIDRLDEAAANATQGMVW is encoded by the coding sequence ATGAGCATTCGCCGCATCGCCGTTTATTGCGGCTCCGCGCCAGGCAACGATCCGGTGTTCGCCGAGGCCGCTGTGGCGCTGGTCCGCGAAATGGCGGCGCGCAAGATCGACCTCGTTTATGGCGGCGGGCGGCTCGGCCTGATGGGCTTAATCGCCGACACCATGCTCGAAGCCGGCGGCGAGGTGCATGGCGTGATCCCCGCCGCGTTGGTCGATAAGGAAGTCGCGCATCTCGGGCTGACCGAATTGCATCAGGTCGCGGGCATGCACGAGCGCAAGGCCAAGATGACCGAGCTGTGCGACGCGTTCGTCTGCCTGCCGGGCGGCATCGGCACGCTGGATGAATTGTTCGAAGCTTGGACATGGAATGCGCTTGGCTATCACGCCAAGCCGTTCTGCCTGCTCAATGTTCAGGGTTTCTGGACCGGCCTCGGCGACTTCATGGATCATGTCTCGGCCTCAGGCTTCCTCAGCGAAGGCCGCCGCCGACAGTTGCTGATGGCCGACAGCCCGGCGCAAGCCATCGACAGGCTGGACGAAGCCGCTGCAAACGCTACGCAAGGCATGGTCTGGTAA
- a CDS encoding AMP nucleosidase, giving the protein MQDIETILDELETIFDRSVQNLRRALTDYVEDGTKPGAQARADGCFAYPELRIDYDPDGPAPLPARAFARLNQPGIYTASIARPQLFRDYLRTQLEHLVADYEVKISVGRSASEIPYPYVLDPADDLKLGGIQSAELARWFPTTELVHIGDEIADGDWDMSRHSARPLALFDGPRTDFSLARLRHYTGTPTEHFQRFILFTNYVRYVDEFVRFAADALREEGSQYQALSVPGGRYDRDMLDNAEAEIASGSWRRFQMPAYHLVGPNGDDGITLVNIGVGPSNAKTICDHIAVLRPEVWLMIGHCGGLRPSQTIGDYVLAHAYLRDDHVLDGILPVEIPVPPIAEVQTALFDAAAKVTGEDEDSLKKRLRTGTVVTTDDRNWELRYTASALRFNQSRAVAIDMESATVAAQGYRFRVPYGTLLCVSDKPLHGELKLPGQANAFYERAISQHLRIGIETLNLLREEGDALHSRKLRSFDEPPFR; this is encoded by the coding sequence ATGCAAGACATCGAGACGATCCTCGACGAGCTCGAAACCATTTTCGACCGCTCCGTCCAGAACCTTCGCCGCGCGCTTACCGACTATGTCGAAGACGGGACCAAGCCCGGCGCGCAGGCGCGGGCCGACGGGTGCTTTGCTTATCCCGAATTGCGGATCGACTATGATCCGGACGGCCCCGCCCCGCTTCCGGCGCGTGCCTTTGCGCGTTTGAACCAGCCGGGCATCTATACCGCCAGCATCGCGCGGCCGCAGCTGTTCCGCGATTACCTCCGCACGCAACTGGAGCATCTGGTCGCCGACTATGAGGTAAAGATCAGCGTCGGCCGCTCGGCCAGCGAAATACCCTACCCCTACGTCCTCGACCCCGCCGATGACCTGAAGCTCGGCGGCATCCAGTCGGCCGAGCTCGCACGCTGGTTCCCGACCACCGAGCTCGTCCACATCGGCGACGAAATCGCCGACGGCGACTGGGACATGAGCCGTCATTCGGCGCGGCCGCTGGCGCTGTTCGACGGCCCGCGCACCGACTTCAGCCTTGCGCGCCTGCGTCACTACACGGGCACTCCGACTGAGCATTTCCAACGCTTCATCCTGTTCACCAACTACGTCCGCTATGTGGATGAATTCGTGCGCTTCGCCGCCGACGCGCTGCGCGAAGAAGGAAGCCAGTATCAGGCGTTGAGCGTGCCCGGCGGCCGCTACGACCGCGACATGCTGGACAATGCTGAGGCAGAAATCGCGAGCGGTTCCTGGCGGCGCTTTCAGATGCCGGCGTATCACCTCGTCGGCCCGAATGGCGACGATGGCATCACCCTCGTCAACATCGGCGTCGGTCCGTCAAACGCCAAGACGATCTGCGATCACATCGCCGTTCTCCGGCCCGAGGTGTGGCTGATGATCGGCCACTGCGGCGGCTTGCGGCCGAGCCAGACGATCGGCGACTATGTCCTGGCGCACGCCTATCTGCGCGACGATCATGTGCTGGACGGCATCCTGCCGGTCGAAATCCCGGTCCCGCCCATCGCCGAGGTCCAGACCGCCCTGTTCGATGCGGCGGCCAAGGTCACCGGCGAGGATGAAGACAGCCTCAAGAAACGGCTGCGCACGGGTACGGTGGTCACCACCGACGACCGCAACTGGGAGCTTCGCTACACCGCCAGCGCGCTGCGCTTCAATCAAAGCCGCGCGGTCGCGATCGACATGGAAAGCGCGACGGTCGCCGCGCAAGGCTATCGTTTCCGGGTACCTTACGGCACGCTGCTTTGCGTGTCCGACAAGCCGCTTCACGGCGAATTGAAGCTGCCGGGTCAGGCCAACGCCTTTTACGAGCGGGCAATCAGCCAGCACCTGCGGATCGGGATCGAGACTTTGAACCTGCTGCGCGAGGAAGGCGACGCCCTTCACAGCCGCAAGCTTCGCAGCTTCGACGAGCCGCCCTTCCGCTGA
- a CDS encoding nucleotide sugar dehydrogenase has protein sequence MKDRHVVVVGLGYVGLPLAVALADHMRVTGFDIDFSRIEELGRHEDRTHEIEPDRLAATSLALTADAAETRGADVYIVTVPTPVDGSNQPDLAPLLSATRSVAGMLDHGRPAVIVYESTVYPGVTEDICGPELERVSGLKRGTDFRLGYSPERINPGDREHTVDRIVKVVAGEDAETTALLSDLYGTMNGGQIFRAASIKAAEAAKVIENAQRDINIAFINEITQIFAKLGLSTWDVLEAARTKWNFLPFEPGLVGGHCIGVDPYYLAHRARELGHEPRVILAGREINDGMGAWVADRLHERLGNRAGRVLVLGLTFKENVPDLRNSRVIDVVERLRWLGHEVMVADPLADPAEARHEYGLELVDPAALSEKVDLVLGAVAHAAYKEWDEGRVESLLNDGGQVADLKRLWKWTQGSIASAWTL, from the coding sequence GTGAAGGATCGGCATGTAGTGGTGGTGGGTCTTGGCTATGTCGGCCTGCCGCTGGCGGTTGCCCTCGCCGATCACATGCGCGTGACCGGCTTCGACATCGATTTCAGCCGGATTGAGGAACTTGGGCGGCACGAGGACCGGACGCATGAGATCGAGCCCGATCGCCTCGCTGCCACCTCGCTCGCACTGACCGCCGACGCGGCAGAGACTCGCGGCGCGGATGTCTACATCGTCACTGTGCCGACCCCGGTCGATGGTTCGAACCAACCCGACCTCGCCCCGCTCCTGTCCGCGACCCGGAGCGTTGCCGGCATGCTCGATCATGGGCGTCCCGCCGTTATCGTCTATGAAAGCACGGTCTATCCGGGGGTCACCGAAGACATTTGCGGCCCGGAACTCGAGCGCGTGTCCGGCCTCAAGCGCGGAACCGATTTCCGCCTCGGCTATAGTCCGGAACGGATCAATCCCGGCGACCGCGAACATACGGTGGACCGCATCGTCAAAGTCGTCGCGGGCGAGGATGCGGAGACGACCGCGCTGCTGTCCGACCTCTATGGCACGATGAACGGCGGGCAGATCTTCCGCGCGGCGTCGATCAAGGCAGCGGAGGCCGCCAAGGTGATCGAGAATGCCCAGCGTGACATCAACATCGCTTTTATCAACGAGATTACGCAGATTTTCGCGAAGCTCGGCCTCAGCACCTGGGACGTGCTGGAAGCGGCCCGCACCAAGTGGAACTTCCTGCCGTTCGAGCCCGGACTCGTCGGCGGCCACTGCATCGGGGTCGATCCCTATTATCTCGCCCACCGCGCCCGTGAACTCGGCCACGAACCGCGCGTGATCCTCGCCGGGCGCGAGATCAACGACGGGATGGGCGCCTGGGTCGCCGACCGCCTTCACGAACGGCTGGGTAATCGTGCGGGGCGCGTGCTGGTGCTCGGCCTCACCTTCAAGGAGAACGTGCCCGACCTGCGCAACAGCCGGGTGATCGACGTCGTCGAGCGGCTGCGCTGGCTTGGCCACGAGGTAATGGTCGCCGATCCGCTTGCCGACCCCGCCGAAGCGCGCCACGAATATGGGCTGGAGTTGGTCGATCCCGCGGCGCTGTCCGAGAAGGTCGACCTCGTGCTCGGCGCCGTTGCCCACGCGGCATACAAGGAGTGGGACGAAGGCCGCGTCGAGTCCTTGCTCAATGACGGCGGCCAGGTCGCCGACCTCAAGCGCTTGTGGAAGTGGACGCAAGGGTCGATAGCGTCCGCCTGGACCCTTTAG
- a CDS encoding adenosine kinase, with protein sequence MTSPPHATDILAMGDALVDVIATCDDDFLTRFDLPKGAMQLLDPAEALVLYDAMGSARETSGGSAANSMAGAAACGASVAFVGQVAKDQLGTIFTHDMRALGVRFETPPLEDGPPTGRCLILVTPDGERTMNTSPGAAHCLAAGAVDEEAIRAASILYLEGYLFGPELCRQAMFRAIDIAHAAERTVAFTLSESVCLPGRKEPLQKLIAAGGIDLIFANESEALQLAGAPNLDSAIERLSSQVKTLVFTRGPAGAVAYEGGVLTEVPAISVPQVVDTTGAGDLFAAGFLAARCKGHPIDRQLMTGGIAAAEVISHFGARPVADLAELVKL encoded by the coding sequence GTGACTTCCCCGCCCCACGCCACCGACATCCTCGCCATGGGCGACGCGCTGGTCGACGTCATCGCGACCTGCGACGACGACTTCCTGACCCGCTTCGACTTGCCCAAGGGCGCGATGCAATTGCTCGATCCGGCCGAGGCGCTGGTGCTGTACGACGCGATGGGCAGCGCGCGCGAGACGAGCGGCGGGTCGGCCGCGAACAGCATGGCGGGTGCGGCGGCGTGCGGCGCCAGCGTAGCCTTCGTCGGGCAGGTCGCGAAGGACCAGCTCGGCACGATTTTCACCCACGACATGCGCGCACTGGGCGTGCGGTTCGAGACACCGCCACTCGAGGACGGGCCACCGACCGGGCGCTGCCTGATCCTCGTCACGCCCGACGGCGAGCGGACCATGAACACCTCGCCCGGCGCGGCGCATTGTCTGGCCGCGGGGGCCGTCGACGAGGAAGCGATCCGCGCTGCCTCGATCCTGTATCTCGAAGGCTATCTGTTCGGGCCGGAGCTCTGCCGCCAGGCGATGTTCCGCGCGATCGACATCGCCCACGCCGCCGAGCGGACGGTGGCGTTCACCCTGTCGGAAAGCGTTTGTCTGCCGGGCCGCAAGGAGCCGCTCCAGAAGTTGATCGCGGCGGGCGGTATCGACCTCATTTTCGCCAACGAAAGCGAAGCGCTGCAACTGGCCGGCGCGCCCAACCTCGACAGCGCGATCGAGCGCCTGTCCTCGCAGGTGAAGACCTTGGTATTCACGCGCGGGCCGGCCGGCGCGGTCGCTTACGAAGGGGGCGTCCTGACCGAAGTTCCCGCGATCTCCGTTCCCCAGGTAGTCGACACCACCGGGGCGGGCGACCTGTTCGCCGCCGGTTTCCTCGCCGCGCGGTGCAAGGGGCATCCGATCGATCGCCAGCTGATGACTGGCGGCATCGCGGCGGCCGAAGTTATCTCCCACTTTGGCGCGCGCCCGGTCGCCGACCTTGCTGAACTGGTAAAGCTATGA
- a CDS encoding NupC/NupG family nucleoside CNT transporter, giving the protein MNQFFGLLGIAAILLFAFLLSSDKHAIRPRVVIASFALQALIAYLVLNNSVGRAVIQGMATGVSNLLGYAGEGTAFLFGPKDNNPALYNTFALGALPVIIFFAALVSILYYLGIMQRVVRWVGGAIGWATGIGRVEALGSAANIFVGQSESPLVVRPYLAALPPAKLFTLMVVGMAGVAGTILAAYASLLGDRYLPFLLAAAFMSAPGGILMAKLLMPDPVEPVASPTSGEALAEAGPPAETVQIAETFEEGEKPANIIMAAAQGAQTGVKLAVAVGAMVLAFVALVALANGILGGIGGWFGLEGLSFQRLVGYLFQPIMYLIGVPWNEAGIAGGLFGTKIVLNEFVAFIDLGNAQGAAAGLSDRSRAIVTFALCGFANFSSIAIQMAVTGGLAPNQRPVIARLGLKALLAGSLANLMSAALAGIMLP; this is encoded by the coding sequence ATGAATCAGTTTTTCGGCCTGCTCGGCATCGCCGCCATTCTTCTGTTCGCTTTCCTGCTGTCGAGCGACAAGCACGCGATCCGGCCTCGCGTGGTGATCGCCTCCTTCGCGCTTCAAGCTTTGATTGCCTATCTGGTGCTCAATAACAGCGTCGGCCGGGCGGTGATCCAGGGCATGGCGACCGGCGTCTCCAACCTGCTCGGCTATGCGGGCGAGGGGACCGCGTTCCTGTTCGGGCCGAAGGACAATAATCCGGCGCTGTACAACACCTTCGCGCTGGGCGCGTTGCCGGTGATCATCTTCTTCGCCGCGCTGGTATCGATCCTGTATTACCTTGGCATCATGCAGCGCGTGGTGCGGTGGGTCGGCGGGGCGATCGGCTGGGCGACGGGCATTGGTCGGGTCGAGGCGCTGGGCTCGGCCGCAAACATCTTCGTCGGTCAGTCGGAAAGCCCGCTGGTGGTGCGCCCGTATCTCGCCGCCTTGCCGCCGGCCAAGCTGTTCACGCTGATGGTGGTCGGCATGGCGGGTGTCGCCGGAACCATCCTTGCGGCTTACGCCAGCCTGCTGGGCGACCGCTATCTGCCGTTCCTCCTTGCCGCCGCCTTCATGAGCGCGCCGGGCGGGATCCTGATGGCGAAGCTCTTGATGCCCGACCCGGTCGAGCCGGTTGCCTCGCCGACGAGCGGCGAAGCGCTGGCCGAAGCCGGACCGCCGGCCGAAACGGTGCAGATCGCCGAAACCTTTGAAGAGGGCGAAAAGCCCGCCAACATCATCATGGCCGCCGCGCAGGGCGCGCAGACCGGGGTCAAGCTGGCGGTCGCGGTCGGCGCGATGGTGCTGGCCTTCGTGGCGCTGGTCGCGCTGGCCAACGGCATCCTCGGCGGGATCGGCGGCTGGTTCGGGCTCGAAGGCCTGAGCTTCCAGCGGCTGGTCGGCTATCTCTTCCAGCCGATTATGTATCTGATCGGCGTGCCGTGGAACGAGGCGGGGATCGCGGGCGGGCTGTTCGGGACCAAGATTGTGCTGAACGAGTTCGTCGCTTTCATCGACCTCGGCAACGCGCAGGGCGCCGCCGCGGGGCTTAGCGATCGTAGCCGCGCCATTGTGACATTTGCGCTGTGCGGATTCGCCAATTTCTCGTCCATCGCGATCCAGATGGCGGTGACCGGCGGCCTCGCGCCTAATCAGCGGCCGGTGATCGCGCGGCTTGGCCTGAAGGCTTTGCTCGCCGGCAGCCTTGCCAATCTGAT
- a CDS encoding sugar transferase, which yields MLALTPVSHVRRDTWLGRRRVQLLGAMLLAAVLPLAYRLIFVPESLFVSSFNAFWANLFAVCLALWLRLSVEPYPGIRSSLVILPTCAAAHAAVLAFFFFTRLPYDRVAFIAGFLLHVAWFYLIYFAVQRRTFLQIGVVPLGAWSQLVDLNGISWIKLEEPRLDLASRCDAIVADFSADLSPKWEAFLADAALAGLIVYQVKPLAESLTGRVEIDHLSENSFGSLVPARGYFHLKTVIDFLAVVVALPLLLPVMAVAALAILLDDGGPVFFRQRRIGHRGTPFRVVKFRTMRAEKPRAGHDLRKAAMTGDLDPRITRVGAFLRKSRIDELPQVFNILRAEMSWIGPRPEAEVLSHWYVGEIPFYRYRHVVKPGITGWAQTNQGHVAEVNDIHRKLQYDFYYIKYFSPFLDVLIIFKTLKTMLTGFGAR from the coding sequence ATGCTGGCTTTGACTCCCGTCTCCCACGTCCGGCGCGACACATGGCTCGGCCGGAGGCGGGTACAATTGCTTGGCGCGATGCTGCTCGCCGCCGTGCTGCCGCTTGCCTACCGGTTGATCTTCGTTCCGGAATCCTTGTTCGTTTCAAGCTTCAACGCGTTCTGGGCCAATCTGTTCGCGGTGTGCCTCGCCCTCTGGCTGCGGCTCAGCGTCGAACCCTACCCCGGCATCCGGTCGAGCCTTGTCATCCTCCCGACCTGCGCCGCCGCCCACGCCGCGGTGCTGGCTTTTTTCTTCTTCACCCGCCTACCCTACGACCGCGTAGCGTTCATCGCCGGCTTCCTGCTTCACGTCGCCTGGTTCTACCTCATCTATTTCGCGGTGCAGCGGCGGACCTTCCTGCAGATCGGGGTCGTCCCGCTCGGCGCCTGGTCGCAGCTTGTCGATCTCAACGGCATCAGCTGGATCAAGCTCGAGGAGCCGCGTCTCGACCTCGCCTCGCGCTGCGATGCCATCGTGGCGGACTTCTCGGCCGACCTGTCCCCGAAATGGGAAGCCTTTTTGGCCGATGCCGCGCTTGCCGGGCTCATCGTCTACCAGGTCAAGCCGCTCGCCGAATCCCTCACTGGCCGGGTTGAGATCGATCATCTGTCCGAGAACAGCTTCGGATCGCTGGTCCCGGCCCGCGGTTATTTCCATCTAAAGACCGTGATCGACTTTCTCGCCGTGGTTGTCGCCCTGCCGCTGCTGCTTCCGGTCATGGCCGTCGCCGCGCTCGCCATTCTGCTCGACGACGGCGGCCCGGTCTTCTTCCGCCAGCGCCGCATCGGGCACCGCGGCACACCATTTCGAGTGGTCAAATTTCGCACAATGCGAGCGGAAAAACCGCGTGCCGGTCACGACCTGCGAAAGGCGGCGATGACCGGCGATCTCGATCCCCGCATCACCCGCGTCGGCGCGTTTCTGCGCAAAAGCCGCATCGACGAGCTGCCGCAGGTCTTCAACATCCTGCGCGCCGAAATGAGCTGGATCGGCCCCCGCCCGGAAGCCGAGGTGCTGAGCCACTGGTATGTCGGTGAAATCCCCTTCTATCGCTACCGTCACGTGGTGAAGCCCGGCATTACGGGCTGGGCTCAGACCAACCAGGGCCACGTCGCAGAGGTCAACGACATCCACCGCAAGCTTCAGTACGATTTCTATTACATCAAATACTTCTCGCCGTTTCTCGATGTGCTGATCATCTTCAAGACCCTGAAAACGATGCTGACCGGGTTCGGCGCCCGCTAG
- a CDS encoding TonB-dependent receptor: MKKLLLLCSTAAAFLPTAAFAQSTGTDATENTAEAVIVTGTRTRGVGGVVVPDVPKTRSVLTNEVLVRQSEGQSILQSINLIPGVNFTNSDPYGSSGGNLRIRGFPGNRVALLFDGLPLNDTGNYAIFSNQQMDQEIIDQVSVNLGTTDVDSPTPSAAGGVVSYRTRVPGKELGGLAKAAIGSFDYTRFFGMLETGELTSSGTRAFIAGSTQKYDKFRGPGDLEKQQANARIYQPLGTNGDFASLAWHYNTNRNNSYNNGLVSDYLNNRYFDNIAQCSRDTPTAGFIDNDNSSSATPVSNATTVFDPTVAGLAPSTCTNYFNLRINPSDTGNFRGQFRYTIAPGLIFTADPGYQHVIANGGGTTTLQENDSRLRGRNPTANPGVDLNGDGDVRDTVRVYQPSNTRTNRYTLLSSLVYEVTDSQRVRVAYTFDRGRHRQTGEFGKVALNGDTLDVFGGKYDTTARIYTADNNTLQNRDRKSIAQLQQLSFEYFGRFLDNRLTATVGLRAPWFRRELNQYCFTQVSTGNPRCTTEAVPAGLVIIDPNTPRSPTSPIPANAIYAPFSRTVKYSPLLPSGGLSYDFAGGHQLYVSYGKNFSSPSTDNLYRSVGIDVKPETTNSYEFGYRYRSGPLQAQLASYYVDYKNRIVTAQDLDPNSQTFGATLDRNVGDARAYGLDGQLSYRVARGTTLYVYGSHINSKIKDNVLGAAGGSGCIAGTTVGTTCAVVLTAGAEFVETPRWSFGGRVQQDISFLSFSAQGKWTGKRYSTDDNGRVGALPTVGNLPIATNGRTDDYFLVDGDVLAKLDMVRPGLYLRASVINLFDRYYFGNINTTNNLAGGPRFSVGAPRTFQATIGLDF, from the coding sequence GTGAAGAAGCTCCTTCTGCTCTGCTCGACAGCGGCCGCATTCCTGCCGACTGCTGCCTTCGCCCAGTCGACCGGTACTGATGCCACCGAAAACACCGCCGAGGCGGTGATCGTGACCGGCACTCGCACCCGCGGCGTTGGCGGCGTGGTGGTTCCCGACGTTCCCAAGACCCGCTCGGTTCTCACCAACGAAGTGCTGGTCCGCCAGTCCGAAGGTCAGTCGATTCTGCAGTCGATCAACCTCATCCCGGGCGTCAACTTCACCAACAGCGATCCCTACGGTTCGTCGGGCGGCAACCTGCGTATCCGCGGCTTCCCGGGCAATCGCGTCGCCCTGCTGTTCGACGGCCTGCCGCTGAACGACACCGGCAACTATGCCATCTTCTCGAACCAGCAGATGGACCAGGAAATCATCGACCAGGTGTCGGTGAACCTCGGCACCACCGACGTCGACTCGCCGACCCCGTCGGCTGCCGGCGGCGTCGTCAGCTACCGCACCCGCGTGCCCGGAAAGGAACTCGGCGGTCTCGCCAAGGCGGCGATCGGCAGCTTCGACTACACCCGCTTTTTCGGCATGCTCGAAACCGGCGAACTGACCAGCTCGGGCACCCGCGCGTTCATCGCCGGATCGACCCAGAAGTATGACAAGTTCAGGGGCCCCGGCGATCTCGAGAAGCAGCAGGCCAACGCCCGCATCTATCAGCCGCTCGGCACCAATGGCGACTTCGCTAGCCTTGCGTGGCACTACAACACCAACCGCAACAACAGCTACAACAACGGTCTGGTCAGCGATTACCTCAACAATCGCTATTTCGATAACATCGCGCAGTGCTCGCGCGATACGCCGACGGCGGGCTTCATCGACAATGACAATTCGTCGTCGGCCACCCCGGTCAGCAACGCGACCACGGTCTTTGATCCGACCGTCGCCGGTCTCGCGCCGTCGACCTGCACCAACTATTTCAACCTGCGCATCAATCCGTCGGACACTGGGAACTTCCGCGGCCAGTTCCGCTACACGATTGCGCCGGGCCTGATCTTCACTGCCGACCCCGGCTACCAGCACGTCATCGCGAACGGCGGCGGCACCACCACGCTTCAGGAGAATGACAGCCGCCTGCGTGGCCGCAATCCGACTGCGAACCCCGGTGTCGATCTGAACGGCGACGGCGACGTGCGCGACACCGTTCGCGTTTATCAGCCGAGCAACACCCGCACCAACCGCTACACGCTGCTCTCGTCGCTGGTGTACGAAGTGACCGACAGCCAGCGCGTTCGTGTCGCTTACACCTTTGATCGTGGCCGCCATCGGCAGACCGGCGAATTCGGCAAGGTGGCATTGAATGGCGACACCCTCGACGTGTTCGGCGGGAAGTATGATACCACCGCCCGCATCTACACTGCGGACAACAACACGCTTCAGAACCGCGACCGCAAGTCGATCGCCCAGCTGCAGCAGCTCAGCTTCGAATATTTCGGTCGCTTCCTCGACAATCGCCTGACCGCCACCGTCGGTCTGCGTGCGCCGTGGTTCCGCCGCGAACTTAACCAGTATTGCTTCACCCAGGTGTCGACCGGCAATCCTCGCTGCACCACCGAGGCGGTGCCGGCGGGCTTGGTGATCATCGATCCCAACACCCCGCGCAGCCCGACCTCCCCGATCCCGGCCAACGCCATCTATGCGCCCTTCTCGCGCACGGTGAAGTACAGCCCGCTGCTTCCGTCGGGTGGCCTGTCGTACGACTTCGCCGGTGGTCACCAGCTCTACGTCAGCTACGGCAAGAACTTCTCGTCGCCGTCGACCGACAACCTGTATCGCTCGGTCGGCATCGACGTGAAGCCGGAGACGACCAACAGCTACGAGTTCGGCTATCGCTACCGCTCGGGTCCGCTGCAGGCGCAGCTTGCGTCTTACTACGTCGATTACAAGAACCGCATCGTCACGGCGCAGGATCTCGATCCCAACAGCCAGACCTTTGGTGCGACGCTTGACCGCAACGTCGGCGACGCCCGGGCCTACGGTCTGGACGGCCAGCTCAGCTACCGCGTTGCGCGTGGCACCACGCTGTACGTCTACGGCTCGCACATCAATTCGAAGATCAAGGACAATGTCCTCGGCGCGGCTGGTGGTTCGGGCTGCATCGCCGGCACCACGGTTGGCACCACCTGCGCGGTGGTCCTGACCGCCGGCGCGGAGTTCGTCGAAACCCCGCGCTGGAGCTTCGGCGGTCGTGTCCAGCAGGACATCAGCTTCCTGTCGTTCAGCGCGCAGGGCAAGTGGACCGGCAAGCGTTACTCGACCGACGACAATGGTCGCGTCGGCGCGCTTCCGACGGTCGGCAATCTGCCGATCGCCACCAACGGTCGCACCGACGACTACTTCCTGGTCGACGGCGACGTGCTCGCGAAGCTGGATATGGTCCGCCCGGGCCTTTATCTGCGCGCCAGCGTGATCAACCTGTTCGACCGTTATTACTTCGGCAACATCAACACGACCAACAACCTTGCCGGCGGTCCGCGCTTCTCGGTCGGTGCCCCGCGCACCTTCCAGGCGACGATCGGTCTCGACTTCTAA
- a CDS encoding SDR family oxidoreductase — protein MKTSGNTILLTGGGSGIGRALAQRWHDAGNKVVVAGRRTDTLQATADGREGIAVEQLDVDDVNGLRNNVAGILERHPEINVLVNNAGIMRFEKLDGARDLADAESTIATNLLGPIRLIDALIDHLLGRQDAAIVNVTSGLAFVPLVTTPTYSATKAGMHSYTVALREALRGRVEVIELAPPGVQTDLTPGQSTRPGYQPLDDFADEVMTLFATAPTPEEILVKNVQGFRHAERDGKIAELVTMLAERSRANGAE, from the coding sequence ATGAAGACCAGCGGCAACACCATTCTTCTGACCGGCGGCGGTTCGGGCATCGGGCGGGCGCTGGCGCAGCGCTGGCATGATGCCGGCAACAAGGTCGTTGTCGCAGGCCGGCGTACGGACACGTTGCAGGCGACGGCGGACGGGCGTGAGGGCATTGCGGTCGAGCAGCTCGACGTCGACGACGTGAATGGCCTCAGAAACAATGTCGCGGGGATTCTCGAGCGGCATCCCGAGATCAACGTGCTGGTCAACAATGCGGGGATCATGCGGTTCGAAAAGCTCGACGGCGCTCGCGATCTTGCCGACGCGGAATCGACCATCGCGACGAATCTGCTCGGGCCGATCCGGCTGATCGATGCGCTGATCGACCATCTGCTTGGCCGGCAGGACGCGGCTATCGTCAACGTGACCTCGGGTCTTGCGTTTGTCCCGCTGGTGACGACGCCGACCTACAGCGCGACCAAGGCCGGCATGCACAGCTATACGGTGGCGCTGCGCGAAGCGCTGCGCGGGCGGGTCGAAGTGATCGAGTTGGCGCCGCCCGGCGTGCAGACCGATCTGACCCCTGGCCAGTCGACTCGGCCAGGCTATCAGCCGCTTGACGACTTCGCGGACGAGGTGATGACGCTGTTCGCGACAGCCCCGACGCCCGAGGAAATCTTGGTCAAGAATGTGCAGGGCTTCCGCCATGCCGAGCGCGACGGGAAGATCGCCGAACTGGTCACCATGCTGGCCGAGCGGTCGCGGGCGAACGGCGCAGAGTGA
- a CDS encoding queuosine precursor transporter, with amino-acid sequence MNKDTAPSSRLISPSLFAFGIFYGGMVCIAGVLGNKQVALGPLAVEAGIFAFLLLVVTSSAVAEVHGRAIANKLVVWGFVPLLMSAALTVLVLALPASDKMEAERLASFETIMGSNLRIWLAGLVAYGTSQVLNVTIFSALKGREGSRLLFFRSAVASALSQIVDTLIFITVAFYGVFPIGALLAGQMLSKVVLSIVFVPPLILMFVKLGRSTDRPAA; translated from the coding sequence ATGAATAAAGACACCGCGCCGTCCAGCCGCCTCATCTCGCCCTCGCTGTTTGCGTTTGGCATCTTCTACGGCGGCATGGTCTGCATCGCCGGCGTGCTCGGCAACAAGCAGGTGGCACTCGGGCCGCTGGCGGTGGAAGCGGGCATCTTCGCCTTCCTGCTGCTGGTCGTGACCTCGAGCGCAGTGGCCGAGGTTCACGGCCGCGCGATCGCCAACAAGCTGGTCGTGTGGGGCTTCGTCCCCTTGCTTATGTCGGCCGCGCTGACGGTTCTGGTGCTGGCGCTCCCCGCGTCGGACAAGATGGAAGCCGAACGGCTCGCTTCGTTCGAGACGATCATGGGCTCGAACCTCAGGATCTGGCTCGCCGGCCTCGTCGCCTACGGCACCAGCCAGGTGTTGAACGTCACCATCTTCTCGGCGCTAAAAGGCCGCGAAGGCTCGCGCTTGTTGTTCTTCCGTTCGGCCGTCGCCTCGGCGCTGAGCCAGATCGTCGACACGCTGATCTTCATCACCGTTGCTTTCTACGGCGTGTTCCCGATCGGCGCGCTGCTCGCCGGGCAGATGCTGTCCAAGGTCGTGCTGTCGATTGTGTTCGTTCCGCCACTCATCCTGATGTTCGTGAAGCTCGGACGCTCGACGGACCGCCCCGCGGCTTGA